Genomic DNA from Haloarcula marina:
GAGAAGAACGGTTCCGGATATCTGGAAGACCCGTCGGTCGCCGACCTCTTTTCGTTCCTCCTGGAGACGAACGAGGCCCGGCAGGCCGTTGCCGTCGGCGACGACCTTCGCGAACTCATCATGCGGCCGGTGGATACCGACGAGATTACCGCCGAGATAGAGCGCGTCGAACGCGAGAAAGGGGAGCTAAACGAGGAAATCGCGGCGCTCGAATCGCTGAAGCGTGAACTCCCCAACCTCGAACAGCGGCGCTCGAGGCTCCGCGACGAAATCGAAGAGACCGAAGCGGAACTCGCGGAAGTCGAAGAACAAATCGACGAGAGCGGCCGCGACGTCGAAGAGACCCGGCAGGAACAGGAGAAACTGGAGTCGAAACTCGACGAACTCCGCGAATGCCGCGCAGACCTCCGCTCGGTTCGGTCGGACATCGACCGCCAGCAAGAGAGCATCGACGCCCTCCGCTCGGAACGGACCGAGTTGTCCGACGAACTCGAAGAGGCCGAGGCCGACGACGGCGACGACGTGGCGGGCATCGACGCTCGCATCGACCGCCTCCGCGAGGAGAAACGACAGCTCAACTCCGAGACGAACGACCTCCAGAGCGTCATCAACTTCAACGAGCAGATGCTCGCGGGCGGCAACGACACCGTCGTCGACGCCGTCCAGTCCGACGGTGCGGGGACCACCGAAGACGGCGGCGACATCACCGAGCAACTGCTCTCGGACGACGACTCCATCACCTGCTGGACGTGTGGGACCGGTGTCGACAGCGCGGACATCGAGCGCACGCTCGACCAACTGCGCGACCTCCGCAAGCAGAAGTTGAACGAGGTTTCCGGTCTGGAGGACGAACTCGCCGAGTTGAAGTCGAAACAGCGAGAGCGCCAACAGCGCCAACAGCGCATCCGCTCGGTCCAGCAGAAACTCGACGACGTCGAGCGCGAAATCGAGACGCGCGAATCCCGACTTGAGGACCTCCGCGAGGACCGGTCGGATCTCACCGACGAGGTGGAAGCCCTCGAAGCGGAAGTCGAAGACCTTCGAACCGAGGACTTCGGCGACATCCTGGACCTCCACAAGGAGGCCAACCAGTTACAGTTCGAACTGGACGAGAAGGAGTCCGAACTGGAGTCGCTGACCGAGGAGATCG
This window encodes:
- a CDS encoding archaea-specific SMC-related protein gives rise to the protein MTQSVQDSRKAVFDVENVGGIDQTSVEIPPGVTVLTGKNATNRTSFLQSIMAAMGSTNVSIKGDADEARVELTYDGETYERTLTRAGTETVEKNGSGYLEDPSVADLFSFLLETNEARQAVAVGDDLRELIMRPVDTDEITAEIERVEREKGELNEEIAALESLKRELPNLEQRRSRLRDEIEETEAELAEVEEQIDESGRDVEETRQEQEKLESKLDELRECRADLRSVRSDIDRQQESIDALRSERTELSDELEEAEADDGDDVAGIDARIDRLREEKRQLNSETNDLQSVINFNEQMLAGGNDTVVDAVQSDGAGTTEDGGDITEQLLSDDDSITCWTCGTGVDSADIERTLDQLRDLRKQKLNEVSGLEDELAELKSKQRERQQRQQRIRSVQQKLDDVEREIETRESRLEDLREDRSDLTDEVEALEAEVEDLRTEDFGDILDLHKEANQLQFELDEKESELESLTEEIESKEEQIVAEDELREERDELVDELTDLRTRIDQIESEAVEQFNEHMEEVLDILGYDNISRIWIERIETTVREGRKKVDKTVFELHVVRSTESGAAYEDTVDHLSESEREVTGLIFALAGYLVHDLYEDVPFMLLDSLEAIDSERIASLVDYFSGYADHLVVALLPEDAQALSDDYARVESI